The Ananas comosus cultivar F153 linkage group 2, ASM154086v1, whole genome shotgun sequence genome contains a region encoding:
- the LOC109725296 gene encoding peroxidase 16-like produces the protein MESSNIFLLLSSLLSLLIFPSPPTAAAQLSQNYYSSICPNVESLVHTAVAQKLQLSFAAAPGTLRLFFHDCFVRGCDGSVLLAAANGDDENHSGADLTLSPEAVDTVNRAKAAVDGDPQCTNKVSCADILAIAARDVVSLTGGPYYQVELGRLDGRVTSKANVKHNLPGPGYNLDQLNAVFAANGLTQTDMIALSGAHTIGVTHCDKFIRRIYRFKQPLAFNPPMNLTFLRQMRQICPLNYNPSTFAMLDPATPFKFDNAYYQNLQKEMGLLASDQILFTDQRSRGLVNWFASNQTAFEEAFVAAMTKLGRVGVKNATEGEIRRVCTAVN, from the exons ATGGAGAGCTCCaatattttccttcttctctcatCCCTTCTTTCCCTCCTCATTTTCCCATCACCACCCACAGCAGCAGCTCAGCTGAGCCAGAATTACTATTCCAGCATATGCCCCAACGTCGAGTCTCTCGTCCACACCGCTGTCGCGCAGAAGCTGCAGCTGAGCTTTGCCGCCGCCCCCGGCACCCTCCGCCTCTTCTTCCACGACTGCTTCGTTCGG GGCTGTGACGGGTCGGTGCTGCTCGCGGCAGCGAACGGGGACGACGAGAACCACAGCGGAGCCGACCTGACGCTGTCGCCGGAGGCGGTGGACACCGTAAACCGGGCGAAGGCGGCCGTCGACGGCGATCCGCAATGCACCAACAAGGTGTCTTGTGCCGATATTTTAGCCATTGCAGCTAGAGATGTCGTCTCCCTg ACGGGCGGGCCGTATTACCAGGTCGAGCTTGGGAGATTGGACGGTCGGGTAACGTCGAAAGCCAACGTCAAACACAATCTTCCTGGCCCAGGATACAACTTGGATCAGCTCAATGCGGTGTTCGCCGCGAACGGGCTCACGCAAACCGACATGATCGCGCTCTCCG GTGCACACACAATCGGAGTCACCCACTGCGACAAGTTCATTCGCCGGATCTATCGGTTCAAGCAGCCGCTGGCGTTCAATCCGCCGATGAACCTGACCTTCTTGCGCCAGATGCGCCAGATCTGCCCGTTGAACTACAACCCGTCGACCTTCGCAATGTTGGATCCGGCCACACCGTTTAAGTTCGACAACGCGTACTACCAGAATCTACAGAAAGAGATGGGCCTGTTGGCCTCGGACCAGATCTTGTTCACCGACCAGAGGTCGCGGGGACTAGTAAACTGGTTCGCGTCGAACCAGACCGCGTTCGAGGAGGCGTTCGTGGCTGCTATGACTAAGCTCGGGAGGGTCGGGGTTAAGAATGCGACCGAAGGAGAGATTCGGCGGGTCTGCACCGCCGTGAActag